The Methanobrevibacter sp. TLL-48-HuF1 genomic sequence ATATCAATGGTGTCTTTTACACTAAAACCACCAATGATAAGGGAATAGCTATGATGGGTATTAACTTAAATCCGGGCAAATATGTTATAACGGCAATCAATCTGGTTACTGGTGAGCAGTCAGGTAATAATATTACTGTAAAATCACTGATTGTTCAAAATGATTTAACAAAATACTATTTGAATGCTTCCAGATTCCAGACAACCATCTACAACAAGGACGGATCTTTAGCTGTAAATAAGGAAGTAACATTTAACATCAATGGTGTTTTCTACACTAAAAAAACTGATAACAATGGTGTTGCAAGCTTAGGAATTTCTTTAAGACCTGGAGAATACATTATAACCACGATGGTCGATGGATTAAGTATAGGGAACAAAGTCAATGTATTGCCGACATTAATTACTAAAAATTTAGACATGAAATACCTGGACGGAAGCAGCTTCACTGCACAAACATTAGATGGTCAAGGCAATCCAATAGCTAACCAAAATGTTTCATTTAATGTAAATGGAGTATTTTACCACAAACTCACAGACAATAACGGTATTGCCAAATTAGGAATCAGACTGATGGCTGGTGAATACATTATAACTTCCTACTGGAATGATTTCCAAACAGGGAATACTATAAAAATATCTTAAAAAAAGAGGTTATTTAATTAATCTCTTTTTGAATTTTTTTTTAGATAAATATATAAACTATTTTTTACATATACTTAATTGTCTTTTAGTTTGAACTTTAAATAAGTTTTTTTTAATCTTATGAGATGGCTTATTTTAGTTTTAAAAGATTTTATTAAAACTAAAAGGAGGTGAAAAAGATTAAATTAAGTCGAAAAATAATTATTACGTCTTTGTTAATGTTATTTTTCGTGATTATGGGATGCGTTTCTGCAAATGATTTATCAACATTAAGTGAAAATACTACTGTAACTAATATGACTGTTGGTGATGCACCGGATATTCCAGATGTGCCGGATATTCCAGATATTCCTGTTACTCCTGATGATCCGGAAACTGGTGATAATAATTCAGATGTGGTTAATTTGACTATATTTAACATTGATGAGTATTTTGTTAATGGTACTTTAGGAGTTGAGCATTCTAATACTAAATTTGTATTAACTCAAAACTTTGATAATTTAGGTCTTTTAAAAATTAAAGCAAATAATGTAACTGTTGTAGGTAATAATTTTACCTTGACAAATATTGCATTTTTGATTAATGGTAAAGATGTTACATTAACTAATTTCACATTAATTAATGAATTTGATTTTAAAGATGCTGACGGTGCTTCAATTCTTACATTGGCTGATAATACTTGTATACGTAATTGTGTTATAAATTATACTGTTCCTCGCGATACTGAAGGTTATGGTATTTCTGCAGTTGGAAGAAGAATCGCTCCAATTAGTGGTTTACAAGTTATTAACTGTACAATTAATTTTGAAGGTCATAATTATAAGAAAAATACATATTGTTATGCTTTAAAATTAAGTAATTGTCCTAATGCATTAATTGCAAATAATAGCATTTATACTCAACTTCCATTGAGGGATGTTAATTTTGGTGCAGTTGGAGCTACTTTAGACTCTGATTTTGTAGCAAGTGTAGGTATTGAGTATAGTAATAATTTAACATTTATTGGGAATATTGTTGCAAGTATTGTTAATAAAAGACCAGGAAGTTCTTTTCCTACATTAGATGGCATAATCATTGCTGATTCAAATAATTGTCTTATTAAAAATAACACTTTGTATATGGAAGATTTCGTAACTTTCCCAGGTCTTAATAATTATCTTTATGGTATTGATGTATGGCGTGTAAATAGTTTGACATTAGATTCTAATAATATAGCTATTTTAACAACTGGTGGGATGTTAGCTGCTGGTACTGCATACCCTATACAAATTACTGGACCTTCTAAGAGAATAAATATAACTAATAATGATTTATATTCAGTATCTAATGGGCCAAATATAGGAATTTATTCACAAAATTATTATGGTGATACTCAGTTGTATATTGCAAATAATAAGATTAATATTACTGGATTGGCAGGTAATCATAGTTGGGCACTTGTTGCAGGTATAGAAGCTCAAGATTCTAATGATACTATTGTTAATAATACAATTGAAGTTCATAGTGTTGCAGAAGTTAAGGATAATGATAATATTTATGGTATCAGTTATTCTCAATCAACTAAAGGTAACCATACTTTTATAATTAAAAATAATACAGTTACTAGTGAAGCAAAATATGCAATTTCGCTAATAAGTGCTGTAAATTCGGTTATTGTTGATAATTTATTAATATCTACTAGAAAAGATGCGAAAGCTAGTTATGATGCATTCAATACGAAAGGTGAATTTTATAATACATCCTATTATAATAATCGTGTAGTTAATGCATTTGATTATTATGCGGAAATTTACAATCATGTTGATGGTGGTTTTGAATTTAATTATACGAGCCCTACTAATGTGAACAATTTGACAAATAAAGTTGATGGTTCAAAAATAAAACCATGGTTCCCTAGTTTCCCTAATAGGAATCCTTTACTTCCTAAACCTGGTGATGGAAGTAGTGTTATTGTAACCCCTGATGAGGATACTGATAAAGAAACTTCAAATATTCCGGACAGACCTGATGGTGATTCTGGTTATACAGATGTTCCTGATTTGTCCGGTGATGATGGCAATTCAAAAAATCCTTCTAATGGTACTAGTAGTACAGATAAAGATTCTAACAAATTAGGTTTAAGCTTGCTTAATGCTTTGATTAATTTCCTGACTTCAAATACAGATAGTGGAGATTCAAGATCTAACTCATATAGTGGTACTGTACGTACAAATACAAGTACTTCATCTAGTGATAGTCCAAGTCTTGAAGGAAATCCATCTCCAGCAAGTAGTACTAAATCCTCTTCTGGATCAAATGCAAAAAGTACTGGAAGTTCTGTAGGTGAAGACAACGGACAATCTTCAAACAAAAAAGCATATGAGATTGATAAGAATATAATAAAGGATAATTCAAATACTATTGTCGCTTCCATTATATTGATTATAATCGTTGCATTCTTAATATTTGTTGGATATAAACGCAGAAAATTAAACGAAGAATAATTTAAAATTTAAATAGTCTTTTTGACTATTCTTTTTCTTTTT encodes the following:
- a CDS encoding right-handed parallel beta-helix repeat-containing protein, translated to MGCVSANDLSTLSENTTVTNMTVGDAPDIPDVPDIPDIPVTPDDPETGDNNSDVVNLTIFNIDEYFVNGTLGVEHSNTKFVLTQNFDNLGLLKIKANNVTVVGNNFTLTNIAFLINGKDVTLTNFTLINEFDFKDADGASILTLADNTCIRNCVINYTVPRDTEGYGISAVGRRIAPISGLQVINCTINFEGHNYKKNTYCYALKLSNCPNALIANNSIYTQLPLRDVNFGAVGATLDSDFVASVGIEYSNNLTFIGNIVASIVNKRPGSSFPTLDGIIIADSNNCLIKNNTLYMEDFVTFPGLNNYLYGIDVWRVNSLTLDSNNIAILTTGGMLAAGTAYPIQITGPSKRINITNNDLYSVSNGPNIGIYSQNYYGDTQLYIANNKINITGLAGNHSWALVAGIEAQDSNDTIVNNTIEVHSVAEVKDNDNIYGISYSQSTKGNHTFIIKNNTVTSEAKYAISLISAVNSVIVDNLLISTRKDAKASYDAFNTKGEFYNTSYYNNRVVNAFDYYAEIYNHVDGGFEFNYTSPTNVNNLTNKVDGSKIKPWFPSFPNRNPLLPKPGDGSSVIVTPDEDTDKETSNIPDRPDGDSGYTDVPDLSGDDGNSKNPSNGTSSTDKDSNKLGLSLLNALINFLTSNTDSGDSRSNSYSGTVRTNTSTSSSDSPSLEGNPSPASSTKSSSGSNAKSTGSSVGEDNGQSSNKKAYEIDKNIIKDNSNTIVASIILIIIVAFLIFVGYKRRKLNEE